From Gossypium raimondii isolate GPD5lz chromosome 11, ASM2569854v1, whole genome shotgun sequence:
TCTTCTCAAGTAAATGCGGATCACACTTCATTGAGTGTTAACGAaacaataaaattgttaaatcacagtttatttatttgacaccttatatatgatatttatttatacaaaataaaaaattctaaaattaatttatttgatttgtgtaacttttgctaaaaaaattagaacttattccaaaattaatttatggtagtgactttaaatttttatattataatatcatatattgGAGGGAGTAGAAATATTTGGAGCCAGAAGTATGGCAAAGTTGGGGctcattttgtttcttattcAATGTGTTGTATTTTTCATAAAGTCACGTTCCATCAACCTACACAATCGGTTTGCAATGGGGGAAGATCTTAACACATGGATTGAACATCCAAAACAATTGACGAAAAACTCTTCTCCCCATTTCAAGTTGTCCATTTGGGCCTCTATAAGGTAATGTTTGCAAGTCCACAATAGTTCCTAGCACGTACTCCACCATCGGTGAAATCCACCCCTGAAGTTCATTATATAACTCATCCCAGTCGTTGTACAACTGCTACATGGTCATTTTTTTCACCCACCATGCTTTCTTTTACGACACTCTGTGCTGGAACCGGGCTTGCATGTCTGCAATCAATGTCGACACATGAATGGTTGAGCTATCTTTCACTAGTGGCATGATGCAATTGCAGATACTTTTGACATCCAGTTTTAGGTGGTCTTGAGTCATACGTGCGACAGTGCATGTATGGCGCCCttctaattttcatatttgcCACTGTTGAGTCCTTTGTATAAATATAGTTCGAACTCGCCAGCCACACCCTTCTTCAACTCTCCAACATTCCCCGACATATAATATCGGTGTAGACTTTGCGACCTTGTAATCAATCGGCACCTTCATGTCATATTGTTTGATGGCAAACACGCAGTCCGCCTTGTTCTCAAACCATTGCCAACGAACAACTCCTTCAATTGTGAATTTGATGTCAATCTATGAGCAGAGACTATATCAGCGTACTCGGGGAACTCAGCTGCATACGCTGCATCTAGATCTACACTCAACATGTCGCCTGTAGGGTCATTCCGTAAAATAATTCCACGACTTGGGTTACTAAAAGAAGGGGCGTGAACATTTTCAACCTCCTCCGGGCCTTCATCGTCAATATCCTCCGGAACCTCATCAAGATTGGGGTCACTATAATCTTTAACGCTGTGATCGGAATCTTCACCATTATTGGACCATTCTTCGATGTTTTCATCGATGCCTATCACCTTCTAATGTATTTGTAGATGGCGACCCGGGACATGGTTGTTATACGAAATCCTACCATAATTTGGATTTTAGGGCATCTACGATGTCCCTCCGCAATTAACATTAAGGTCAAAGTCAAACCCACAATGTTGACTTATTGGACTGACATTTTCAATGGGCTCTAAGTCAGCTAACTTAGAAAATAACTCAATTGGTTGGAGGTTTTCATTCCCGGCCAACCACCATATTTCTATCATAGTGTCCAAGTCATTATCATCTAATAGTTGcatctcacaaaatttcaacGGATCTGTAGAGATTGGAAACTTGTAAAATAATCTGGACATCGTCCTTCCACAACGGATAGCTATTTTTGCATAGATCTTTCTTTTCGTTTCTTCCAGCTTCACAATTTTATTGAATCGTAATCCAACTTGCTGTCGACCTTGAATTACACAACCAACCTCACATTctacaatttcaccataaaaaataacataaaacacCGAGTTATTCATCTTCACCACAATTTCTGAGCTCTCTTACtaaacacaataatttttttcttttcttcttttctagtTCAACTGTTACAAGAATGTTAACAAGATCTATATATGTAACACCACTAAGGTGGTCATGCCAAAAAGAACGGcttcaccaaaataaaataataatttcactaaaaagactataaaaaaaaatcctgaCACTAGTAACACCATTCTATATAGctccaccaaataaaatattgtttttaattttaaattaaaaaaaaagatagattACACTGGTGGTGCTATTCTATATATATGACTTCAccaaatataattacattttttaaaattataaaaaaaaatctgagaCTATTGACACCATTCTATATGACTCTACCAAATacaataacatttttttaatttaaaaaaaaaaataacccTGACACAATAAAGTGGTGGTGTCATTCTCTATGGCTCCAtcactattatttattttttggccCCCTAATTATTGAGAAATACCAATATTTCTCTGGTATTTATATAGGTGGTGTCATTTTCTATGGCTctaccaaaaaattaattttttaattctaattgctgacgtggcatgttgGTGACGTCATTCTCTTTGGCTATACcaacttttactatttatttcaggtcatttatattcataattaaaaaagtggatcattttcgtaattaattaaaattttaggatattttaataaaaaagccagaatttggtataattttttattccaaaagtaagataaaaaaaatttacatgtgTCGCCTACTCCTAACTTTAATTGTGGGTCTAAAAATTTCACCAGAaagaagaaatattaaaatgcaATATGAACAAATTGAAGGTACTACGAAAGCCTCTCAAATGAAGCTAACCCAGAAGTGAATTTTAGCAATGAAAAGATGAAACAAAACTTGAAAGTAATCGGTGAACACACCAATCATATCTTCAAGCAAAACACCCAGATTACCCAGTTGGGAAAATCTGGTCAAATCCATGAAGCCGTCAAACTTTTCTCCGAAATGACCCGTAAGAACACTGTAACATACAACTCCATGATTTCTGCCTTAAATAAAAACGGCAAATTCAACGATGCACGTCACCTGTTCGACAACATGCCCCGTAGAAACCTAGTTTCTTGGAATACAATGATTGCAGGGTATTTACACTCCGATAGAATTGATGAAGCTTATCGACTGTTCGTTAAAATGCCTAAAAGAGACAGATTCTCTTGGACTCTGATGATATCTTATTTTACACGTAAAGGGGAGCTTGAAAAGGCTAGAGAACTGTTTGACTTATTTCCTCACAAGCGTGATGTGGCTTTTTGGAACGTTATGATTCGAGGGTATGGTGAGAAAGGAAGGATTGTTGAAGCTAGGAGATTGTTCGACGAAATGCCACTTAGGGTTGTTGTTTCGTGGAATTTGATGTTATCCTGTTATACCCGGAATGGCGAAATGCGTTTGGGGAGGGAGTTTTTTGAAGGAATGGCGCTAAGGGATGTTGTTTCATGGAATTTGATGGTCGATGGGTTTATTGAGGTTGGTGATTTGGATTCTGCTTGGGAGTATTTTGAGAAGACTCCATATCCGAATGTTGTTTCTTGGGTTACAATGTTATGTGGGCTTGCACGAAGTGGTAAGATATTGGAGGCAAGGAGATTGTTTGATCAGATGCAGAATAAgaatgttgtttcttggaatgcTATGATTAGTGCTTATGTGAAGGATTACCAAATTGAGGAGGCTGCCAGGTTGTTCAGTGACATGGCAAACAGGGATTCATTTTCATGGACCACAATGATTGATGGTTATGTTCATGTTGGCCGGCTTGATAAGGCAAGGGAATTACTGAATCAAATGCCTTACAAGGATATTGCGGCGCAAACTGCAATGCTTTCTGGATACATTAAGAATAAAAGAATGGATGAAGCTTGTCAGGTTTTTAATGAGATAGCTGCTAGAGATATTGTTTGTTGGAACACAATGATTGTAGGGTATTCACAGATGGGAAGAATGGATAAGGCTCTCGATCTATTCAAGGAGATGAAAGATAAAGATTTAGTCACTTGGAACACCATGATCATTGGTTATGCTCAAATCGGAGAAATGGAAGAAGCGGTTAAGATATTCAATGGAATGAAGATAAAGAATGTAGTCTCTTGGAATTCATTGATAACAGGTTTCTTGCAGAATGGCTTATCAATGGATGCATTGACTAGTTTCAAACTGATGGTTCATGAAGGAATAACACCTGATCATTCAACTTTTGCATGTAGTCTAAGTGCATGTGCCAATCTTGCAGCTTTGCAAGTTGGAAAGCAGATGcacaataaggttttgaagagTGGTCATTTAAATGATCTGTTTGTAGGGAATGCGTTGATCACCATGTATGCTAAATGTGGACGCATCTTGTGTGCTCAACTCATATTCGATGATCTTGATGAAGTTGATGTTATTTCTTGGAATTCTCTGATTACTGGGTATGCGTTAAATGGCTATGGAAAACAAGCCGTTCAACTCTTTGAACAAATGGTGTCAAAAGGTGTGCAACCCGATCATGTCACCTTCATTGGGGTTTTATCTGGTTGTAGTCACATTGGCCTTGTTGACCAGGGCTTAAAATTGTTTAAACACATGACAGAAATTTACTCTATAGAACCTATGGTTGAACATTATGCTTGCATTGTTGATATGTTAGGCCGTGCTGGGATGTTATCTGAAGCCTTTGAAGTGGTGAGGGGATTGAAGATCAGGGCAAATGCCGGAATATGGGGTGCACTGTTGGCTGCTTGCAAGACTCGTGGGAATTTGAAGCTTGGCAAGATTGCTGCAGAGCAGCTTTCAGAATTTGAACCTCGAAAAACATCAAACTTTGTGTTGTTGGCAAACATGCAAGCTGAGGCTGGTAGTTGGGATGAGGTCGAAAACACAAGGCTATCAATGAAATACACTGAAGCGGAGAAGCAACCAGGGTGCAGCTGGATTGAAGTTAGACATCAGTTACATTGTTTCCAGTCCAATATGCCAATGCAGCCGGAGACTGCAGAGGTTTACAGCAACTTAAAAACGTTAACCTCACAGATAAGTAACCTAGATTGCGTTTCTAAATCGTCTCTGCTTGATAATTTATGATGAATGGcttcttaatttattattattattattataggtaaattctttttccttctgTTAGCATTTTATGTATAAGCTAATACGAACATATTGGTATTCTTCAATATTTGTTCATGGTATGGTAATGGCTAATCATTGTCATTGATTAGATTTTACCTTATTATGCATAACATTGCATTCCCATGGAAGAATGCAAGTTCAAATATTAGAGATGGCATTGTTGAGAGGGACAATCACGAACCCACCATAAAACggttatgaaaaatataaaaaaaatgtatataagtaAAGTATGGGTTGAACTAGCTCAAAAGTTtattaacttttcacaataataataaagaaataaaaatgtttataattataattataataataacattgaAATGGTTCTTTATTACTTAAAAAGTATTTTCAGTCAAGAGGGTTACCGAACCAATGGATAAATTTACGTAGTAAAGTATTTATGTAAAATTCTACAAAATgttaatatttcaattcaaacaaaTTTTCTTGAACCATTTCCTAGATATTTATTGCAAAAGGGATTCTAACAATGCAGAAGATATCAAagcaaaaaatcaaattatttttgtctCCCAAGATTCTCAAAAACAACATTTGGAGATGCAAAATAAAACCTTTTCGGCAGACGAGGTGAGACAGGCGAAGTTGTAGATAAGCACTCTAAAATGCACAAGATATTGattcaaaacttattatattttaccAAGCTTTCTGGGACATTGTGAGCCTTTAACTACTGAAGCCACAATGACATTTCTAGAGTTGGAACACTTGTTAAAGAAGCTCAGCAAGAAAAATATTGCCCTCATACCAAAAGGAGCTATGCAAACTAAGGCAGTCGACCAATTAGCTTTAGCTTTTGTAATGTGATTTATAAGACTAGTTTAAAAGTTGTGGTTTGAAAggagttttaaatgatatcatatcatatatagCATTAAAAGAATAGCAGTGATGAATGAAGCATTTCTAGCAAAACAAGCATGaagattaattgataaaagggGCAATTACTGCATCAGTGTTTAAGGCAAAATAccataaaaacaattattttcaaTATGTTGTGAAAAAGCCAAAACAAATTCATGGATCTGGAAAGGTATGCTAAGTGGGAGTGATATGTCTGCTGGAAAAAGACATACAAATTTGGGGACGAACAAAAAGTGAAGTTGGCTCAAATTTGGGGATGAGTCTAGAAGTTGATCCTTTTCTCTGTTGGGATGCAAGgataaaattatgtttctaaTCTAAGTTTGATTACCGTTGGGATGAACTTTTGAAAGTTAAAACtctcatttaaattaattgtatttttgtgGAAAGTGTGCCACAAAAGTATTCAAGGAGAAATTGACAAGGAGATCCATCAATGTGACAATGATGTGTCTTCTTAGTGAGAAGGAGTTTGAGTCTATGAAATGTTTTTTCGCGAAATGTGATTTTGTAAGAGTCATATGATTTGAGGAACATTTAACTataacaattcaatcatttaatCTGGAACCAAATCCTTAACTTAATCTTTTAATGGTtgcaaaaaagcaaaaaaaaaaaaaagattaatcttttaattttagcaaagaaaggatCTAAAGAGTACAAAGGTAAAAAGTTTCTATTCTCTCTTTACTTTACTTTGTAAAGAATTTGGAAAACAAAAATAGGAACATATTAGTCCCAATCCACATAAAACACTTGGATGGATAAGAAGCCTTTATAGCTCCCTTAAGAAAGTGAGAGACAATAAAGATTGATACTCAAAAGTAGAGAACAAATAATAAATGTAGATATTCAATTTTGGCTACTAAGATATAAAAGGATATTATATTTTAGGAAATTGTGCTATCAAGCGTATTTCCTCTAGAGCaacaatttttgtttaaaatagtTGTTGTTCAGAACAACTGTTGTTCGAAAATAGTTATGTTCATAATAGAGCTGTAGTTAGAACAATTGTCATCTAGTGTAGTTATTTGAGAACAATTTCTGTTGAGAATAGCTAAAGTTCAAAACAATTCTTGTTTAAAATAATGACATTTCAGGAATAGCTATGTTTAGAACAATTCTGTTTTTTCAAAAGAGTCATTTCAAAACAAGCTTTGTCAATAAAAGTATCACCACTGAACAACTCTTATTCAGAACAACTTCTACATTGAAAACAACTTTATTGAGAACAACTTACATTTAGAACAATTCAAAATCATTATTCAAGAACAACTCTCATACAAGAACCATCATCTTGCGTTTCAAGAGATGTTCCGTGAAAGATATTTCACATGGTACCACTTCACCAAAGTGGAAGAAATGAAAGTAACCCCAGAATATGGTACAGTTCTTGGCTTATCTTCACTTTTGAGATGTTCTGGAGATCTTGGCTTGGTGAATTAAGTATGAATGCAGTTAAGAGTATTCCTTTTAACATTTTCCTGTAACGTTGAGTGATTTTCtatcctttaaaaaatatagtgaTTTCTTCTTCACTATTCACCATCACCAAcaaaacctttcattttctcttcttaatCGTTAATGCAAGTTTAACTGAAAAATATCTATTATTACTCTCATTGATTATCAACTTTATGACTCCTATTCTTGAAACATTATAAATAGTAGTAGTTCAAAATTAGTGAAAACACTTTTGCCACTTTGGAATTCAGactctcaaagctctctttaaaattctctcaacttatttttttttgcttagcCTTATCATCAGCCACATTTCCCTTTCTACACATTACCAATCACCACCTGCCGCTGCACCTAGTGTTACCGAATCTACTTCAGTCTTCTTCACCATCTTCTTTCAGTATATCTTGTTCACTTATTTGCAACACTTCCTCTCTAACCTTTACGGTAAACAACCCTAGTTGAACAGAAATACAAGTTACAAAAAATATGGGTGTTATTTGGAACCTCCCCATAGCACTTATCAAGGCTATAGAAAGGAATTGGTTCGGTGGAGTTGTTGTCAGAGATaagaataataatttgataGTGGCTTGTGAAAAATTGCAAGCTGAATCCCAATTTCAGGCTAGAATCATTCTTGTAAGCCTTATCCTACTTCTCATGTGAGAATAAGGAAGCaacaaattttagattaattaataggGAGAAGAAATAGAGTAATATTGAAGAATCGAAATTAAGAAcggattttttataaaatgtctaAAATTATTCGTAACTCCTGTTCAActtataaataagaagataatacgttttaatgtatttgaacTCA
This genomic window contains:
- the LOC105803448 gene encoding pentatricopeptide repeat-containing protein At4g02750 isoform X1, yielding MKQNLKVIGEHTNHIFKQNTQITQLGKSGQIHEAVKLFSEMTRKNTVTYNSMISALNKNGKFNDARHLFDNMPRRNLVSWNTMIAGYLHSDRIDEAYRLFVKMPKRDRFSWTLMISYFTRKGELEKARELFDLFPHKRDVAFWNVMIRGYGEKGRIVEARRLFDEMPLRVVVSWNLMLSCYTRNGEMRLGREFFEGMALRDVVSWNLMVDGFIEVGDLDSAWEYFEKTPYPNVVSWVTMLCGLARSGKILEARRLFDQMQNKNVVSWNAMISAYVKDYQIEEAARLFSDMANRDSFSWTTMIDGYVHVGRLDKARELLNQMPYKDIAAQTAMLSGYIKNKRMDEACQVFNEIAARDIVCWNTMIVGYSQMGRMDKALDLFKEMKDKDLVTWNTMIIGYAQIGEMEEAVKIFNGMKIKNVVSWNSLITGFLQNGLSMDALTSFKLMVHEGITPDHSTFACSLSACANLAALQVGKQMHNKVLKSGHLNDLFVGNALITMYAKCGRILCAQLIFDDLDEVDVISWNSLITGYALNGYGKQAVQLFEQMVSKGVQPDHVTFIGVLSGCSHIGLVDQGLKLFKHMTEIYSIEPMVEHYACIVDMLGRAGMLSEAFEVVRGLKIRANAGIWGALLAACKTRGNLKLGKIAAEQLSEFEPRKTSNFVLLANMQAEAGSWDEVENTRLSMKYTEAEKQPGCSWIEVRHQLHCFQSNMPMQPETAEVYSNLKTLTSQISNLDCVSKSSLLDNL
- the LOC105803448 gene encoding pentatricopeptide repeat-containing protein At4g02750 isoform X2, with the protein product MKQNLKVIGEHTNHIFKQNTQITQLGKSGQIHEAVKLFSEMTRKNTVTYNSMISALNKNGKFNDARHLFDNMPRRNLVSWNTMIAGYLHSDRIDEAYRLFVKMPKRDRFSWTLMISYFTRKGELEKARELFDLFPHKRDVAFWNVMIRGYGEKGRIVEARRLFDEMPLRVVVSWNLMLSCYTRNGEMRLGREFFEGMALRDVVSWNLMVDGFIEVGDLDSAWEYFEKTPYPNVVSWVTMLCGLARSGKILEARRLFDQMQNKNVVSWNAMISAYVKDYQIEEAARLFSDMANRDSFSWTTMIDGYVHVGRLDKARELLNQMPYKDIAAQTAMLSGYIKNKRMDEACQVFNEIAARDIVCWNTMIVGYSQMGRMDKALDLFKEMKDKDLVTWNTMIIGYAQIGEMEEAVKIFNGMKIKNVVSWNSLITGFLQNGLSMDALTSFKLMVHEGITPDHSTFACSLSACANLAALQVGKQMHNKVLKSGHLNDLFVGNALITMYAKCGRILCAQLIFDDLDEVDVISWNSLITGYALNGYGKQAVQLFEQMVSKGRAGMLSEAFEVVRGLKIRANAGIWGALLAACKTRGNLKLGKIAAEQLSEFEPRKTSNFVLLANMQAEAGSWDEVENTRLSMKYTEAEKQPGCSWIEVRHQLHCFQSNMPMQPETAEVYSNLKTLTSQISNLDCVSKSSLLDNL